In Intestinibacillus sp. Marseille-P6563, a single genomic region encodes these proteins:
- a CDS encoding flagellar hook-basal body complex protein FliE codes for MAAIGSIQPLWDTFPSVSATTQNTGNTTSGSPIFADVFQYAIDNVKQTDAEKNQAEYLLATGQLDNPATLSIASTKAQLSVELLVQLRNKALDAYSEVTRMSI; via the coding sequence ATGGCAGCAATCGGATCGATTCAGCCGTTGTGGGACACATTTCCGAGTGTATCCGCAACGACACAAAACACAGGAAATACAACAAGCGGATCGCCTATTTTTGCAGATGTTTTCCAATATGCAATCGATAACGTAAAACAGACCGATGCGGAAAAGAATCAGGCAGAATATTTGTTGGCAACCGGACAATTGGATAACCCGGCAACCTTGTCGATTGCAAGCACGAAGGCACAGCTTTCCGTGGAACTGCTGGTGCAGTTGCGGAATAAAGCCTTGGATGCTTATAGTGAAGTAACACGTATGAGTATCTAA
- the flgC gene encoding flagellar basal body rod protein FlgC — MAFLSSMNITGSGMTAQQLRLDVISENVSNINTTRVEGGDGPYRRKMVVMEADGGRDSFREVLARAAGNLPQATGNLSENGGVRVTQIVEDQSALKLQYDPTHPDANAQGYVELPNVDLVKEITDAMAATQAFSANVTAFNTLKTVATRALDIGK; from the coding sequence ATGGCTTTTTTAAGTTCTATGAATATTACCGGCTCGGGCATGACCGCTCAGCAGCTTCGTTTGGATGTCATTTCGGAGAATGTTTCGAATATCAATACAACGAGAGTAGAAGGCGGAGACGGTCCATATCGCCGGAAGATGGTTGTGATGGAAGCAGACGGCGGACGGGATTCCTTCCGGGAAGTTCTGGCGCGGGCGGCAGGCAATTTACCGCAGGCGACTGGGAATCTGTCGGAAAACGGCGGGGTACGTGTTACGCAGATCGTCGAGGATCAAAGTGCACTGAAGTTGCAGTATGATCCCACCCATCCGGATGCCAATGCACAGGGGTATGTAGAGTTGCCGAACGTGGATCTGGTGAAGGAAATCACCGACGCGATGGCTGCAACACAGGCATTTTCGGCCAATGTAACAGCATTCAATACGCTCAAGACGGTTGCAACCCGTGCGCTTGATATTGGCAAGTAA